A window of Enoplosus armatus isolate fEnoArm2 chromosome 3, fEnoArm2.hap1, whole genome shotgun sequence contains these coding sequences:
- the tamm41 gene encoding phosphatidate cytidylyltransferase, mitochondrial isoform X1: MTLAALHNTGVFYRRILSQFPQDISLAFAYGSGVFKQHGTNQGQMDKNMLDFVFAVDDPVTWHTMNLLQNRKHYSILKLLGPTMISSVQNEHGASVYYNTLVPVDGRIIKYGVISTESLIDDLMHWKTMYVAGRLHKPVKMLVQSDNGKLRAALVANLKSAVTASFLMLPESFTEEDLFLQIAGLSYAGDFRMVIGEDKSKVANIVKDNIQHFRILYSNILRDCPQVVYKPQQGKLEVDKSPEGQFIQLMALPRTLQQKITKLVDPPGKNRDVEEILLQVAQDPDCGAVVQQGISSIVKSSSITQSIKGIATAGLWKTVSYSSKKLMKMWKGWRRKPSVSQMS, from the exons ATGACTCTTGCAGCTTTGCACAACACCGGTGTGTTTTACAGACGGATTCTGTCACAGTTTCCACAGGACATCAGTTTAGCTTTTGCTTATGGATCTGGCGTTTTCAAACAACACGGGACCAACCAAGGTCAAATGGAC AAGAACAtgctggactttgtgtttgcGGTGGACGACCCGGTGACGTGGCATACTATGAATCTGCTGCAGAATCGCAAACACTACTCCATCCTCAAGCTGCTGGGGCCCACGATGATCAGCTCTGTACAAAATGAACACGGGGCTTCGGTGTACTACAACACGCTGGTGCCAGTGGATGGGAGG aTAATCAAATATGGTGTGATTAGTACAGAGTCTCTGATAGATGACCTGATGCACTGGAAGACCATGTATGTTGCTGGACGCCTTCACAAACCA GTGAAAATGCTGGTGCAGAGTGACAATGGAAAGCTTCGTGCTGCTCTGGTGGCCAACCTGAAGAGTGCTGTGACAGCCTCCTTCCTCATGCTGCCAGAGAGCTTCACTGAGGAAGACCTCTTCCTGCAGATAGCCGGTCTTTCTTATGCTG GGGATTTTCGAATGGTGATTGGAGAAGATAAATCCAAGGTGGCCAATATCGTCAAAGACAACATTCAGCACTTCCGGATTCTGTACAGCAACATCCTGCGGGACTGCCCTCAGGTGGTCTACAAACCTCAACAAGGAAAACTGGAG gttGACAAAAGTCCAGAGGGCCAGTTTATCCAGCTGATGGCATTGCCTCGGACCCTCCAGCAAAAGATCACAAAACTGGTGGATCCTCCAGGGAAAAACCGAGACGTGGAGGAGATCCTGCTGCAGGTTGCTCAGGACCCAGACTGCGGAGCTGTCGTACAACAAG GTATCTCATCTATTGTGAAATCGTCCAGTATAACACAGAGTATCAAAGGCATTGCTACAGCTG GCTTGTGGAAGACGGTGTCGTACAGCTCCAAGAAACTGATGAAGATGTGGAAGGGTTGGAGGAGGAAGCCGTCTGTCTCACAGATGTCCTGA
- the tamm41 gene encoding phosphatidate cytidylyltransferase, mitochondrial isoform X2, translating to MTLAALHNTGVFYRRILSQFPQDISLAFAYGSGVFKQHGTNQGQMDNMLDFVFAVDDPVTWHTMNLLQNRKHYSILKLLGPTMISSVQNEHGASVYYNTLVPVDGRIIKYGVISTESLIDDLMHWKTMYVAGRLHKPVKMLVQSDNGKLRAALVANLKSAVTASFLMLPESFTEEDLFLQIAGLSYAGDFRMVIGEDKSKVANIVKDNIQHFRILYSNILRDCPQVVYKPQQGKLEVDKSPEGQFIQLMALPRTLQQKITKLVDPPGKNRDVEEILLQVAQDPDCGAVVQQGISSIVKSSSITQSIKGIATAGLWKTVSYSSKKLMKMWKGWRRKPSVSQMS from the exons ATGACTCTTGCAGCTTTGCACAACACCGGTGTGTTTTACAGACGGATTCTGTCACAGTTTCCACAGGACATCAGTTTAGCTTTTGCTTATGGATCTGGCGTTTTCAAACAACACGGGACCAACCAAGGTCAAATGGAC AACAtgctggactttgtgtttgcGGTGGACGACCCGGTGACGTGGCATACTATGAATCTGCTGCAGAATCGCAAACACTACTCCATCCTCAAGCTGCTGGGGCCCACGATGATCAGCTCTGTACAAAATGAACACGGGGCTTCGGTGTACTACAACACGCTGGTGCCAGTGGATGGGAGG aTAATCAAATATGGTGTGATTAGTACAGAGTCTCTGATAGATGACCTGATGCACTGGAAGACCATGTATGTTGCTGGACGCCTTCACAAACCA GTGAAAATGCTGGTGCAGAGTGACAATGGAAAGCTTCGTGCTGCTCTGGTGGCCAACCTGAAGAGTGCTGTGACAGCCTCCTTCCTCATGCTGCCAGAGAGCTTCACTGAGGAAGACCTCTTCCTGCAGATAGCCGGTCTTTCTTATGCTG GGGATTTTCGAATGGTGATTGGAGAAGATAAATCCAAGGTGGCCAATATCGTCAAAGACAACATTCAGCACTTCCGGATTCTGTACAGCAACATCCTGCGGGACTGCCCTCAGGTGGTCTACAAACCTCAACAAGGAAAACTGGAG gttGACAAAAGTCCAGAGGGCCAGTTTATCCAGCTGATGGCATTGCCTCGGACCCTCCAGCAAAAGATCACAAAACTGGTGGATCCTCCAGGGAAAAACCGAGACGTGGAGGAGATCCTGCTGCAGGTTGCTCAGGACCCAGACTGCGGAGCTGTCGTACAACAAG GTATCTCATCTATTGTGAAATCGTCCAGTATAACACAGAGTATCAAAGGCATTGCTACAGCTG GCTTGTGGAAGACGGTGTCGTACAGCTCCAAGAAACTGATGAAGATGTGGAAGGGTTGGAGGAGGAAGCCGTCTGTCTCACAGATGTCCTGA
- the tamm41 gene encoding phosphatidate cytidylyltransferase, mitochondrial isoform X3 encodes MTLAALHNTGVFYRRILSQFPQDISLAFAYGSGVFKQHGTNQGQMDNMLDFVFAVDDPVTWHTMNLLQNRKHYSILKLLGPTMISSVQNEHGASVYYNTLVPVDGRIIKYGVISTESLIDDLMHWKTMYVAGRLHKPVKMLVQSDNGKLRAALVANLKSAVTASFLMLPESFTEEDLFLQIAGLSYAGDFRMVIGEDKSKVANIVKDNIQHFRILYSNILRDCPQVVYKPQQGKLEVDKSPEGQFIQLMALPRTLQQKITKLVDPPGKNRDVEEILLQVAQDPDCGAVVQQGLWKTVSYSSKKLMKMWKGWRRKPSVSQMS; translated from the exons ATGACTCTTGCAGCTTTGCACAACACCGGTGTGTTTTACAGACGGATTCTGTCACAGTTTCCACAGGACATCAGTTTAGCTTTTGCTTATGGATCTGGCGTTTTCAAACAACACGGGACCAACCAAGGTCAAATGGAC AACAtgctggactttgtgtttgcGGTGGACGACCCGGTGACGTGGCATACTATGAATCTGCTGCAGAATCGCAAACACTACTCCATCCTCAAGCTGCTGGGGCCCACGATGATCAGCTCTGTACAAAATGAACACGGGGCTTCGGTGTACTACAACACGCTGGTGCCAGTGGATGGGAGG aTAATCAAATATGGTGTGATTAGTACAGAGTCTCTGATAGATGACCTGATGCACTGGAAGACCATGTATGTTGCTGGACGCCTTCACAAACCA GTGAAAATGCTGGTGCAGAGTGACAATGGAAAGCTTCGTGCTGCTCTGGTGGCCAACCTGAAGAGTGCTGTGACAGCCTCCTTCCTCATGCTGCCAGAGAGCTTCACTGAGGAAGACCTCTTCCTGCAGATAGCCGGTCTTTCTTATGCTG GGGATTTTCGAATGGTGATTGGAGAAGATAAATCCAAGGTGGCCAATATCGTCAAAGACAACATTCAGCACTTCCGGATTCTGTACAGCAACATCCTGCGGGACTGCCCTCAGGTGGTCTACAAACCTCAACAAGGAAAACTGGAG gttGACAAAAGTCCAGAGGGCCAGTTTATCCAGCTGATGGCATTGCCTCGGACCCTCCAGCAAAAGATCACAAAACTGGTGGATCCTCCAGGGAAAAACCGAGACGTGGAGGAGATCCTGCTGCAGGTTGCTCAGGACCCAGACTGCGGAGCTGTCGTACAACAAG GCTTGTGGAAGACGGTGTCGTACAGCTCCAAGAAACTGATGAAGATGTGGAAGGGTTGGAGGAGGAAGCCGTCTGTCTCACAGATGTCCTGA